Within Thermococcus indicus, the genomic segment TGTGCGCACCTCGGCGAACTGATCCAATGGGTTTAGGCGGGTAAAAACGTATTTAACCCGAGGACAAGCCACAATTGGTGGGAGAATGAGTGAAGTTATTAACCCTAACGTGCTTCTCCAAAAGACAGACCAGAAGGAGAAGAAATTAGAAAAACTCAGGCTTGAGGTTCTAAAAATGAGAGCTGAAAGCCTCTCCGTTGAGGAAGTAGACGAAGAAACCATTAAAGACCTCAAAAAGAGGTTTGAGGAGTATAAGAGCGGGAAAGCGGAAGTAGTTAGCGGAGACAAAGCAGTTAGGATACTCTCGGAGATTTTGGAGGATTAACGCTTATAGGCCCTTCTCTCGGCCCTATTTTAGCCAAATAAATAACCTTATCCTCCCAATCAACCCCGTAAAAAACCCTATATCCCCCAAGCCGTAAGACATAGGCCGGAAAGCCCTTAACCTTCATGCTCTTAACTCTTCCCACGTCGTAACCCCTGGGAACAGGAGAATCAGGATCTACCCTTAAAGCCTCGATGGATTCAACCAATTTCTTAATGTGTGCTGGTTCCTTAGTGTCTACCTTAATAAATTGGGCGGGAGGGGACATTAAAAAGTTTTCAGAAGGGGTAATTAATTAAGAAAGGAGATTTACTTTAATACAAACTCTTCGATGCGGTGAAAAATTAAGAAGGTGAAGCAATTAAAAGCTCTTTGATGTGTGGAAAAATTAAGCGTAAAGTATTATTCACAATAGGGCATATACAATCACCTGCACTCGCATGCTCAGCGTTGAGGTCACAAAATCGTGCACAATTTCATCGTGTGTGTTTATTTTTTATTTTTTCTGAATTTTTTCAAAAAATCTATAATTCTCTAAGAATCAGCGTGAATCTTTCACGCTACTTGTAGCGTTTTCACGTGAGAAGTTAAGCGTTCACATTATGTGAGCACACAAAATTATTTTCAAAAAATAAACACACGAGATGTGCACACA encodes:
- a CDS encoding addiction module protein yields the protein MSEVINPNVLLQKTDQKEKKLEKLRLEVLKMRAESLSVEEVDEETIKDLKKRFEEYKSGKAEVVSGDKAVRILSEILED
- a CDS encoding type II toxin-antitoxin system RelE family toxin — encoded protein: MSPPAQFIKVDTKEPAHIKKLVESIEALRVDPDSPVPRGYDVGRVKSMKVKGFPAYVLRLGGYRVFYGVDWEDKVIYLAKIGPREGPISVNPPKSPRVS